The following coding sequences lie in one Anomaloglossus baeobatrachus isolate aAnoBae1 chromosome 7, aAnoBae1.hap1, whole genome shotgun sequence genomic window:
- the LOC142246621 gene encoding acetylcholine receptor subunit alpha-1-B has protein sequence MSHLTNELHISEFLGPSDCNIFLHLSPFSTAGAVLSHEHETRLLNDLFENYNKVVRPVETFGDKVVVTVGLQLIQLISVDEVNQIVASNVRLKQQWVDVNLKWNPAKYNGIQRVRVPSSDIWRPDLVLYNNADGDFAIVKDTKVLLDYTGKIIWTPPAIFKSYCEIIVTYFPFDQQNCSMKLGTWTFDGNLVVINPENDRPDLSNFMESGEWMMKDYRCWKHWVEYACCPGVPYLDITYHFVLQRLPLYFIVNVIIPCLLFSFLTGLVFYLPTDSGEKMTLSISVLLSLTVFLLVIVELIPSTSSAVPLIGKYMLFTMVFVIASIIITVIVINTHHRSPSTHTMPAWVRKIFIETIPNLMFFSTMKRPSQENQGQKIFAEDIDISEISGKLGPAAVIYQSSILKNPDVKSAIEGIKYIAETMKSDEESNKASEEWKFVAMVLDHILLALFMLVCVIGTVAVFAGRLIELNSQD, from the exons atgagtcacttgACAAATGAg CTCCACATTTCGGAGTTTCTTGGACCCTCTGATTGTAATATTTTCCTTCATCTGTCTCCCTTCTCTACAGCCGGGGCCGTTCTCTCCCATGAACATGAAACTCGTCTACTTAACGACCTCTTTGAAAACTACAATAAAGTTGTGCGTCCGGTAGAGACATTCGGTGATAAAGTTGTGGTCACGGTTGGGTTACAGCTCATCCAGCTTATTAGTGTG GATGAAGTCAATCAAATTGTAGCCTCCAATGTTCGCCTTAAACAG CAATGGGTGGATGTAAATTTAAAGTGGAACCCAGCAAAATACAATGGTATACAGAGAGTACGAGTACCCTCCAGTGACATTTGGCGTCCTGACTTGGTTCTGTACAACAA TGCAGATGGAGACTTTGCTATTGTAAAGGATACAAAGGTCCTTCTTGATTATACAGGGAAAATTATATGGACACCTCCAGCCATTTTTAAAAGTTACTGTGAAATTATAGTCACATACTTTCCATTCGACCAGCAGAACTGCAGCATGAAACTGGGAACCTGGACCTTTGATGGCAATTTAGTAGTTATAAACCCG GAAAATGACCGTCCAGATCTCAGTAACTTCATGGAGAGTGGAGAGTGGATGATGAAGGATTACCGCTGCTGGAAACACTGGGTGGAATACGCATGCTGCCCCGGGGTCCCGTACTTGGATATCACCTATCACTTCGTCTTACAGCGTCTCCCGCTTTACTTCATTGTGAATGTTATCATTCCCTGTCTGCTTTTCTCCTTTTTAACTGGCTTAGTTTTCTACCTACCCACTGATTCAG GGGAGAAAATGACTCTAAGTATCTCTGTCCTGCTGTCACTCACTGTGTTTCTTCTGGTTATCGTTGAATTGATTCCGTCAACTTCTAGCGCCGTGCCGCTGATCGGAAAATACATGTTATTTACAATGGTGTTTGTCATAGCTTCAATTATTATTACTGTCATCGTAATTAACACTCATCATCGCTCCCCAAGTACTCACACAATGCCAGCCTGGGTGAGAAAG ATATTTATTGAAACAATACCGAACTTAATGTTTTTCTCTACCATGAAACGGCCGTCACAAGAAAACCAAGGGCAGAAGATCTTTGCAGAAGACATTGATATTTCAGAAATATCTGGAAAACTGGGTCCCGCTGCCGTGATTTACCAGTCTTCGATCCTCAAGAACCCTGATGTGAAGAGCGCTATCGAAGGCATAAAATATATTGCAGAGACCATGAAATCGGACGAAGAATCTAATAAG GCTTCAGAAGAATGGAAGTTTGTGGCCATGGTGCTCGATCACATTCTGCTTGCATTGTTCATGCTGGTCTGTGTCATCGGAACAGTAGCTGTTTTCGCCGGTCGCCTGATTGAGCTTAATTCACAGGATTGA